Proteins from a single region of Hordeum vulgare subsp. vulgare chromosome 6H, MorexV3_pseudomolecules_assembly, whole genome shotgun sequence:
- the LOC123402176 gene encoding desmethyl-deoxy-podophyllotoxin synthase-like codes for MEQFTLSYYYFGLCLFLALLYHAVLSAFSAAAKQPRPRLPPGPWQLPIIGSLHHLLRGLPHRTMRDLSLRHGPLMQLRVCERVGIVVSSAEAVREIYRGNEATFSERLSSPGIDELSRHGLGIMFAPYGDHWRLLRRILMTELLSARRVQTFRRIREEEAVRLVSSLHATSDGRLVNIDERLDEFMTESAVRAIFGDRLPDRVAFMKNVKQGVDLSSLFDLRDLFPSSWLVRLLPRNRGKAERHRQEMFRLMDNILKSYEERRAARDGDDEQNMVDVLLRVQKEGNMRVSLTQGVIRALLIDVFGASLESTTTTLQWAMAELMVNPRVMRRVQSEIHYVLAGQATVEEGSLKGMQYLRAIIKETLRLHPPAPFFPRLCLRDYKIKGYDVPRGMTVLTNIWAISRDPGYWDLPDMFMPERFEGEGVADFNGVDFEFTPFGVGRRICPGIQFAYAHIEIALATLLYHFNWELPPGVEPSEVDMTEVFGATVRRKTKLLLRPIPRVPL; via the exons ATGGAGCAGTTCACGCTGTCATACTACTACTTCGGCCTATGCCTCTTCCTGGCTCTCCTCTACCATGCCGTCCTCAGCGCATTTTCCGCCGCTGCCAAGCAGCCCCGCCCGAGGCTGCCACCAGGTCCGTGGCAACTTCCAATCATCGGCAGCCTCCACCACCTGTTGCGCGGACTCCCACACCGCACCATGCGCGACCTCTCCCTCCGCCATGGCCCGCTCATGCAGCTCCGGGTGTGCGAGCGCGTGGGCATCGTCGTCTCCTCCGCCGAAGCCGTGAGGGAGATCTACAGGGGAAACGAGGCCACCTTCTCCGAGCGGCTGAGCAGCCCGGGCATCGACGAGCTCTCCAGGCATGGCCTTGGCATCATGTTCGCGCCATACGGCGACCACTGGCGCTTGCTTCGTAGAATTCTAATGACGGAGCTGCTCAGCGCGCGGCGTGTCCAGACGTTCCGGCGGATCCGCGAGGAGGAGGCGGTTCGCCTAGTCTCGTCGCTTCACGCGACGTCCGATGGCCGGCTTGTGAACATCGACGAGCGCCTCGACGAATTCATGACTGAGTCGGCTGTGCGCGCCATCTTCGGGGACCGGCTGCCGGACAGAGTCGCGTTCATGAAGAACGTTAAGCAAGGAGTTGACCTGTCGTCTCTGTTCGACCTCCGGGACCTCTTCCCTTCGTCGTGGCTAGTTCGGTTGCTGCCGCGCAACAGGGGCAAGGCCGAGCGGCACCGTCAAGAGATGTTCCGGCTCATGGACAACATACTCAAGAGTTACGAGGAGAGGAGGGCAGCTAGAGATGGAGATGACGAACAGAACATGGTCGATGTGTTgctcagggtccaaaaggaaggcAATATGCGAGTATCCCTAACGCAGGGAGTCATAAGAGCACTGCTCATA GATGTCTTCGGTGCATCACTTGAATCCACAACTACTACTTTGCAATGGGCGATGGCTGAACTGATGGTGAACCCAAGGGTGATGCGGAGGGTGCAATCTGAGATACACTATGTCCTAGCTGGACAGGCCACGGTAGAGGAGGGTTCTTTAAAAGGCATGCAATACCTCAGGGCAATTATTAAAGAGACCTTGCGACTGCACCCTCCTGCTCCGTTTTTTCCTAGATTGTGCTTGCGAGACTATAAGATTAAAGGATACGATGTACCACGGGGAATGACTGTGCTAACCAACATATGGGCAATCTCTAGGGACCCTGGGTACTGGGATTTGCCAGACATGTTCATGCCAGAGAGGTTCGAAGGCGAGGGTGTCGCAGACTTTAATGGGGTGGACTTTGAGTTCACTCCTTTCGGGGTTGGTCGGAGGATTTGCCCTGGGATCCAATTTGCATATGCACACATTGAGATTGCTCTAGCTACCCTTCTTTACCATTTTAACTGGGAGCTGCCTCCCGGAGTTGAACCAAGTGAAGTAGACATGACAGAGGTGTTTGGGGCCACTGTTCGGAGGAAGACTAAGCTACTTCTGCGTCCTATCCCTCGTGTTCCCCTGTAG